The sequence CTTGCACCATTGGCAATGGCCGCTTCTACCGCCTCATTTGTCTTTAATCCACAAATCTTTATATCAAGTGCCATTTTGGTTTTCCCATTTTGGTGATCCAAGTGAATTCTTTATTTTTTAAAAAGCCGATCATAACTTCATATCGGCCTAGAATCGTATTGATCTTTCTGTTTTGGTTCTCTTTTACTGCCAGAAAGTGATTTGTGCAAATAGGTCATCATGGCTGCTGCAAATAGCGGTGTCAATAAATTGAGTATCGGAATGGATAAAAACAAGGCAATCACCAAACCTGCACAAAAAACGTTCCATCGGTTTTGTAAGTAAAATTCATGACCACCTTTTTCAGCACGTAAGCGGCTTGCGGCAAATTCAAAATATTCTCGCCCTAAAAGATAGCCGTTAATGACAAAAAAGCCTATGAGATTAACCCCCGGTACCAATAATAATAAAAGCGCAATAATATTGCCGATGATGGAAAGGCAAAGAAAGCGCGCCGCGATAATCATCGAGCGACCAAGCGGCATTGCAGTTCCGACTTTATCTTGTGGGTAATCTTGCTTTTCAATAATTTCAGCCACATCATCAATAAAAAGCCCACCGATAAGTGCGGTAATTGGCCCCACCAATAAGGCAAGAATAGCTGCAAGCCCAAAGCTAAAAGTAATAATCCACACAATGCCAAGCCAGCCAAGCCAATCAGGCATGCCAGAAAAATAGGGTGCAAGCCAAGGAAAAACCGATTGAATAAATATTTGGCGTAAGAAAAACCATAGAAAAATCAAAAGACCAATTGTATAGCCAAGGGACTTCCAGAAAATTGTTCTAAATTGCGGCGACCATAAACGTTGTAGAGCCCAAAAGGCAGCGTTGAAAATCATTTTTTTCCTGACTTAAAACTGAAAAAGGCGAAACGAGGTTTTATTTTTATACTGGCATTTATTTTTTTAAAGCATTAATAATCATATATCGTAAAGCCTTGCCAATTTTAAAAGTGGATTGTCCGATATTTTTGGTTCTGATATGCTTTTTTAAAATTTTTTGTGCATTGGCGTTCAATGTCCGTTTTAACCAAATCCTATGGGTAAATCTATTTATCCTTTATATAAATCTAACTGTTCAAGAGTTTAAGTCTTTTATCCATTTAAATGTATAATTGTGTTCTTGTTTTGAACTTATGGAGCTTTTAATCCATGCCGAAATTCGATGTTTTAACTATTGGCAATGCCATTG comes from Bartonella sp. HY038 and encodes:
- a CDS encoding sulfate transporter family protein; protein product: MIFNAAFWALQRLWSPQFRTIFWKSLGYTIGLLIFLWFFLRQIFIQSVFPWLAPYFSGMPDWLGWLGIVWIITFSFGLAAILALLVGPITALIGGLFIDDVAEIIEKQDYPQDKVGTAMPLGRSMIIAARFLCLSIIGNIIALLLLLVPGVNLIGFFVINGYLLGREYFEFAASRLRAEKGGHEFYLQNRWNVFCAGLVIALFLSIPILNLLTPLFAAAMMTYLHKSLSGSKREPKQKDQYDSRPI